A genomic segment from Nocardiopsis sp. Huas11 encodes:
- the uvrC gene encoding excinuclease ABC subunit UvrC has protein sequence MAATPHLRPAPGSIPTSPGVYRFRDRSGRVIYVGKAKNLRSRLSSYFRDFAGLHPRTQQMVSTAADVDWTIVGTEVEALQLEYSWIKQYDPRFNVKYRDDKSYPYLAVTLNEEFPRVQVMRGAKRKGVRYFGPYSHAWAIRETVDLLLRVFPVRTCSPGVFRGARNSGRPCLLGYIGKCVAPCVGKATPEEHRDLVDDFCSFLAGDTGRFIRQLETRMTEAAQEMEYERAARLRDDIEALKAALEKQAVVLPDSTDCDVIAMADDPLEAAVQIFHVRGGRIRGQRGYVVDKVTDAGPGELLETFLGQLYGATEGTDETAGTGTAVPREVLVSHAPTDIEALASWLSEHRGSAVDLRVPQRGDKKALMETVDKNARESLARHKTHRAGDLSTRGRALNEIQEALDLPEAPLRIECYDISNLQGEHVVASMVVFEDGLARKSEYRRFAIRGSGAGGAEQHDVAAMYEVITRRFRRYLEESSRSGEVARMGETGDHGGHQSDSEPSPGKFAYPPNLVVVDGARPQAEAARRALDELGIEDVAVCGLAKRLEEVWLPDDEDPVILPRTGEGLYLLQRVRDEAHRFAITYHRQMRAKALTGSSLDELAGLGPARRAALIKEFGSVKRLASATAEEIAAVPGIGPKLAEAVHAHLTGGPADGDTDRAAGQQSTDGGGDT, from the coding sequence ATGGCTGCGACTCCACACCTGCGCCCGGCGCCCGGTTCCATCCCGACCTCTCCCGGTGTGTACCGGTTCCGGGACCGGTCGGGCCGCGTCATCTACGTGGGCAAGGCCAAGAACCTGCGGTCGCGGCTCTCCTCCTACTTCCGTGACTTCGCCGGACTGCACCCCCGCACCCAGCAGATGGTCTCCACCGCCGCCGACGTCGACTGGACCATCGTCGGCACCGAGGTCGAGGCGCTCCAGCTGGAGTACTCCTGGATCAAGCAGTACGACCCCCGCTTCAACGTCAAGTACCGCGACGACAAGAGCTACCCCTACCTGGCCGTCACCCTCAACGAGGAGTTCCCGCGCGTGCAGGTGATGCGCGGCGCCAAGCGCAAGGGGGTGCGCTACTTCGGTCCCTACTCCCACGCGTGGGCCATCCGGGAGACCGTCGACCTCCTCCTGCGCGTCTTCCCCGTGCGCACGTGCTCCCCGGGCGTCTTCCGCGGCGCCCGCAACAGCGGTCGGCCCTGTCTGCTCGGCTACATCGGCAAGTGCGTGGCCCCCTGCGTGGGCAAGGCGACCCCGGAGGAGCACCGGGACCTGGTGGACGACTTCTGCTCCTTCCTGGCGGGCGACACCGGGCGGTTCATCCGGCAGCTGGAGACGCGGATGACCGAGGCTGCCCAGGAGATGGAGTACGAGCGGGCGGCGCGGCTGCGCGACGACATCGAGGCGCTCAAGGCCGCCCTGGAGAAGCAGGCCGTCGTGCTGCCCGACTCCACCGACTGCGACGTCATCGCCATGGCCGACGACCCCCTGGAAGCGGCGGTGCAGATCTTCCACGTGCGCGGCGGCCGGATCCGCGGCCAGCGCGGATACGTGGTCGACAAGGTCACCGACGCCGGGCCGGGCGAACTCCTGGAGACCTTCCTCGGCCAGCTCTACGGGGCCACCGAGGGCACCGACGAGACCGCCGGGACCGGCACGGCCGTCCCGCGCGAGGTGCTCGTCTCCCACGCCCCCACCGACATCGAGGCCCTCGCTTCGTGGCTGTCGGAGCACCGCGGTTCGGCCGTGGACCTGCGCGTGCCCCAGCGCGGCGACAAGAAGGCGCTCATGGAGACCGTGGACAAGAACGCCCGTGAGTCGCTGGCCCGGCACAAGACCCACCGGGCGGGCGACCTGAGCACGCGCGGGCGCGCCCTCAACGAGATCCAGGAGGCGCTCGACCTGCCGGAGGCGCCGCTGCGCATCGAGTGCTACGACATCTCCAACCTCCAGGGCGAGCACGTGGTCGCCTCCATGGTGGTGTTCGAGGACGGGCTCGCGCGCAAGTCCGAGTACCGCCGCTTCGCCATCCGCGGCAGCGGGGCGGGCGGAGCCGAGCAGCACGACGTCGCGGCCATGTACGAGGTCATCACCCGCCGGTTCCGCCGGTACCTGGAGGAGAGCTCGCGCAGCGGCGAGGTGGCCCGGATGGGGGAGACCGGCGACCACGGCGGTCATCAAAGCGACTCCGAGCCGTCACCCGGAAAGTTCGCCTACCCCCCTAACCTTGTGGTGGTGGACGGCGCGCGGCCCCAGGCCGAGGCGGCGCGCCGGGCGCTGGACGAGCTGGGGATCGAGGACGTGGCGGTGTGCGGGCTGGCCAAGCGCCTGGAGGAGGTCTGGTTGCCCGACGACGAGGACCCGGTCATCCTGCCGCGGACGGGAGAGGGCCTGTACCTGTTGCAGCGGGTCCGCGACGAGGCCCACCGGTTCGCGATCACCTACCACCGGCAGATGCGCGCCAAGGCGCTCACGGGCAGCAGCCTGGACGAACTGGCCGGACTCGGTCCGGCCCGCCGGGCCGCGCTGATCAAGGAGTTCGGTTCGGTGAAACGACTGGCCTCGGCCACGGCCGAGGAGATCGCGGCGGTGCCGGGCATCGGCCCCAAGCTGGCGGAGGCCGTGCACGCGCACCTGACGGGAGGGCCCGCCGACGGGGACACCGATCGGGCGGCGGGACAGCAGAGTACTGACGGGGGAGGAGACACATGA
- the rapZ gene encoding RNase adapter RapZ has protein sequence MTVELGGELPPEVVIVTGMSGAGRSTAARALEDLDWFVVDNLPPGLLPTMIELAGRTHGAVPRVAVVVDVRSLAFTEDLLSTVEELRKRDIVARVLYLEASDEALVRRFEGVRRPHPLQGDGRLTDGIDRERQTLLAVRGEADLVIDTSQLNVHQLKARVIGFFGETDEARPRANVVSFGFKHGLPVDADLVLDCRFLPNPHWVPDLRPMDGRDEPVRDFVLAQDGAKEMIEAYAEVLKLTIAGYQREGKHYMTLAVGCTGGRHRSVAMAEQFADQLRSQEVDVHVVHRDVGRE, from the coding sequence ATGACGGTCGAACTGGGCGGCGAGCTGCCGCCCGAGGTGGTCATCGTCACCGGGATGTCCGGTGCGGGCCGGAGTACGGCGGCCAGGGCCTTGGAGGACCTGGACTGGTTCGTGGTGGACAACCTGCCGCCCGGACTGCTGCCGACCATGATCGAGCTGGCCGGGCGTACGCACGGGGCGGTGCCCCGGGTCGCGGTGGTGGTGGACGTGCGTTCGCTGGCCTTCACCGAGGACCTGCTGTCCACCGTGGAGGAGTTGCGCAAGCGGGACATCGTCGCGCGGGTGCTCTACCTCGAGGCGAGCGACGAGGCGCTGGTCCGCCGGTTCGAGGGGGTGCGCCGCCCCCACCCGTTGCAGGGCGACGGGCGGCTGACCGACGGCATCGACCGGGAGCGCCAGACCCTGCTGGCGGTGCGCGGGGAGGCCGACCTGGTCATCGACACCTCCCAGCTCAACGTCCACCAGCTCAAGGCCCGCGTGATCGGGTTCTTCGGTGAGACCGACGAGGCGCGTCCCCGCGCCAACGTCGTCTCGTTCGGGTTCAAGCACGGCCTGCCGGTCGACGCCGACCTGGTGCTGGACTGCCGCTTCCTGCCCAACCCCCACTGGGTGCCCGACCTGAGGCCGATGGACGGGCGCGACGAGCCGGTGCGCGACTTCGTGCTGGCCCAGGACGGCGCCAAGGAGATGATCGAGGCCTACGCCGAGGTCCTCAAGCTGACGATCGCCGGGTACCAGCGCGAGGGCAAGCACTACATGACCCTCGCGGTGGGCTGTACCGGCGGCAGACACCGCAGTGTGGCCATGGCCGAGCAGTTCGCCGACCAGCTGCGCAGCCAGGAGGTCGACGTGCACGTGGTGCACCGGGACGTCGGACGCGAGTGA
- the yvcK gene encoding uridine diphosphate-N-acetylglucosamine-binding protein YvcK — protein sequence MSNSTAPDEEGRRPPRVVALGGGHGLHASLTALRRVTTDVTAIVTVADDGGSSGRLREELGVLPPGDLRMALAALCGDDEWGHTWSEVIQHRFRSEGDLHGHAVGNLLIVALWELLGDSVAGLDWVGQLLGAHGRVLPMSSVPLDIAAEVAGIDPLRPEETTIVRGQVACASTSGQVRSISLIPEGPPASPQAVKAVREADWVVFGPGSWFTSVLPHMLVPELADALVSTSAQRMVTLNLSPQRGETDHFRPETYLEVLHEHAPKLGVDVVLADRGTVDDVEPLTTVVRRLGGRLELDDLSRGDGTPRHDPERLAAALERILTA from the coding sequence ATGTCGAACAGCACCGCACCGGACGAGGAGGGCCGACGCCCGCCCCGGGTGGTCGCCCTGGGGGGCGGGCACGGCCTGCACGCCTCCCTCACCGCTCTGCGCCGGGTGACCACCGACGTGACGGCGATCGTCACGGTCGCCGACGACGGCGGGTCCAGCGGCCGCCTCCGCGAGGAGCTCGGCGTCCTTCCCCCGGGTGACCTGCGGATGGCCCTGGCGGCCCTGTGCGGCGACGACGAGTGGGGACACACCTGGAGCGAGGTGATACAGCACCGGTTCCGTTCCGAGGGCGACCTGCACGGCCACGCCGTGGGCAACCTGCTCATCGTGGCGCTGTGGGAGCTGCTGGGCGACTCCGTGGCCGGCCTGGACTGGGTCGGCCAGCTCCTGGGCGCGCACGGGCGGGTCCTGCCGATGTCGTCGGTCCCGCTGGACATCGCGGCCGAGGTGGCCGGGATCGATCCGCTGCGGCCCGAGGAGACCACGATCGTGCGGGGCCAGGTGGCGTGCGCCAGCACCAGCGGTCAGGTGCGGTCCATCTCGCTCATCCCCGAGGGGCCTCCGGCCAGCCCGCAGGCGGTCAAGGCGGTCCGCGAGGCCGACTGGGTGGTCTTCGGCCCCGGCTCGTGGTTCACCAGTGTGCTGCCCCACATGCTGGTCCCCGAGCTCGCCGACGCCCTGGTCAGCACGAGCGCCCAGCGCATGGTCACGCTGAACCTGTCCCCGCAGCGCGGGGAGACCGACCACTTCCGTCCCGAGACCTACCTGGAGGTCCTGCACGAGCACGCGCCCAAGCTCGGGGTGGACGTGGTGCTGGCCGACCGGGGGACCGTGGACGACGTCGAACCGCTCACGACGGTGGTCCGCCGGCTGGGCGGGCGCCTGGAACTGGACGACCTGAGCCGGGGCGACGGCACGCCCCGGCACGACCCGGAGCGGTTGGCGGCGGCCCTGGAGCGCATCCTGACGGCCTGA
- a CDS encoding DUF488 domain-containing protein — translation MAVQRDVRVERVHDEVREHPEGAGAVRARFLVDRLWPRGVRKSALEGVAWLKDAAPSQALRTWFAHDPSRFEVFAERYRDELRGRPEVLEPLLAAARRGPVTLLYAARDTEHNHALVLRDHVRGLLAGGSN, via the coding sequence ATGGCCGTTCAACGCGATGTCCGGGTCGAGCGGGTCCACGACGAGGTGCGCGAGCACCCCGAAGGGGCGGGGGCCGTGCGGGCGCGCTTCCTGGTGGACCGGCTCTGGCCGCGCGGGGTGCGCAAGTCCGCCCTGGAGGGGGTGGCCTGGCTCAAGGACGCCGCGCCCAGCCAGGCGCTGCGCACCTGGTTCGCGCACGATCCCTCACGCTTCGAGGTGTTCGCCGAGCGCTACCGGGACGAGCTGCGGGGGCGGCCCGAGGTCCTCGAACCGCTCCTGGCCGCGGCCCGGCGGGGGCCGGTCACCCTGCTCTACGCCGCCCGCGACACCGAGCACAACCACGCGCTCGTCCTGCGCGACCACGTGAGGGGCCTGCTCGCCGGCGGGAGCAATTGA
- the whiA gene encoding DNA-binding protein WhiA: protein MAMTGVVKDELSRLAILKPCCRKAEVSTILRFTGGLHLVGGRIVIEAELDTGAAARRLRKDISEVFGHESEVVVLSPSGLRKGNRYVVRVIKDGESLARQTGLVDNHGRPVRGLPRHVVAGGACDSESAWRGAFIAHGSLTEPGRSMSLEVTCPGPEAALALVGAARRLKVHAKAREVRGVDRVVVRDGDSIGALLTLLGAHQSVLAWEERRMRREVRATANRLANFDDANLRRSARAAVAAGARVERALEILGEEAPEHLVAAGQLRLAHKQASLEELGQLSSPPLTKDAIAGRIRRLLAMADKRASDLGIEGTEANLTPDMLVP, encoded by the coding sequence ATGGCGATGACCGGCGTGGTGAAGGACGAGTTGAGCCGACTGGCGATTCTCAAGCCATGCTGCCGCAAGGCGGAAGTGTCCACCATCCTGCGCTTCACCGGAGGACTGCACCTGGTGGGCGGACGGATCGTGATCGAGGCCGAACTCGACACCGGTGCCGCGGCGCGACGGCTCCGCAAGGACATCTCGGAGGTCTTCGGGCACGAGTCCGAGGTCGTCGTGCTCTCCCCGAGCGGTCTGCGCAAGGGCAACCGGTACGTGGTGCGGGTGATCAAGGACGGCGAGTCGCTGGCCCGCCAGACCGGTCTGGTGGACAACCACGGCCGACCCGTCCGCGGCCTGCCCCGGCACGTGGTGGCGGGCGGGGCCTGTGACTCGGAGTCGGCCTGGCGCGGTGCCTTCATCGCGCACGGCTCGCTGACCGAGCCCGGCCGGTCGATGTCGCTGGAGGTCACCTGCCCCGGCCCGGAGGCGGCGCTGGCGCTGGTGGGCGCCGCGCGGCGGCTGAAGGTGCACGCCAAGGCCCGCGAGGTGCGCGGTGTGGACCGGGTGGTCGTGCGTGACGGCGACTCCATCGGTGCGCTGCTGACGCTGCTGGGCGCGCACCAGAGCGTGCTGGCGTGGGAGGAGCGGCGGATGCGGCGCGAGGTGCGCGCCACCGCCAACCGGCTGGCCAACTTCGACGACGCCAACCTGCGTCGCAGCGCGCGGGCCGCGGTCGCGGCCGGGGCGCGGGTGGAGCGGGCGCTGGAGATCCTGGGCGAGGAGGCCCCGGAGCACCTGGTGGCCGCCGGCCAGCTGCGGCTGGCGCACAAGCAGGCGTCGCTGGAGGAGCTCGGGCAGCTGTCGTCCCCGCCGCTGACCAAGGACGCCATCGCCGGGCGGATCCGGCGGCTGCTGGCGATGGCCGACAAGCGGGCGAGCGATCTGGGGATCGAGGGAACAGAGGCGAACCTCACTCCCGACATGCTCGTGCCCTGA
- the gap gene encoding type I glyceraldehyde-3-phosphate dehydrogenase, with the protein MTIRVGVNGFGRIGRNFWRAVAAGGSDIEIVAVNDLTDTKTLAHLLKYDTVLGTLDGDVEVGEGFIRVGDKSIKVLAERDPAKLPWSDLNVDVVIESTGHFTKAEDAKKHLAAGAKKVIISAPAKGEDLTIVMGVNDDKYDGANHHVVSNASCTTNCVAPMAKVLLDNFGIQQGLMTTVHAYTNDQVILDFPHSDLRRARAAAQNIIPTTTGAAKATALVLPELQGKLDGMAMRVPVPDGSVTDLVVTLDREVTKDEVNAAFKDAAEGPLKGILVYTEDPIVSSDIVGTSPSCTLDSSLTMVFGNQVKVIGWYDNEWGYSNRLVDCAKLVGSGL; encoded by the coding sequence GTGACCATCCGTGTAGGCGTCAACGGCTTCGGTCGTATCGGCCGCAATTTCTGGCGCGCGGTCGCCGCTGGCGGCAGCGACATCGAAATCGTCGCGGTCAACGACCTCACCGACACCAAGACGCTCGCGCACCTGCTCAAGTACGACACGGTGCTCGGCACCCTCGACGGCGACGTCGAGGTGGGTGAGGGCTTCATCCGCGTCGGGGACAAGAGCATCAAGGTGCTCGCCGAGCGCGACCCGGCCAAGCTGCCCTGGTCCGACCTGAACGTGGACGTGGTCATCGAGTCCACCGGTCACTTCACCAAGGCCGAGGACGCCAAGAAGCACCTCGCCGCCGGCGCCAAGAAGGTCATCATCTCCGCCCCGGCCAAGGGCGAGGACCTGACCATCGTCATGGGCGTCAACGACGACAAGTACGACGGGGCCAACCACCACGTCGTGTCGAACGCCTCCTGCACCACCAACTGCGTGGCGCCGATGGCCAAGGTCCTCCTGGACAACTTCGGTATCCAGCAGGGTCTGATGACGACCGTGCACGCGTACACCAACGACCAGGTCATCCTGGACTTCCCGCACTCGGACCTGCGCCGCGCCCGCGCGGCCGCGCAGAACATCATCCCGACCACGACCGGTGCCGCCAAGGCCACCGCGCTGGTCCTGCCCGAGCTCCAGGGCAAGCTGGACGGCATGGCCATGCGCGTGCCCGTCCCGGACGGCTCCGTCACCGACCTGGTCGTCACCCTCGACCGCGAGGTCACCAAGGACGAGGTCAACGCCGCGTTCAAGGACGCCGCCGAGGGTCCCCTCAAGGGCATTCTCGTCTACACCGAGGACCCCATCGTGTCCTCGGACATCGTGGGCACCTCGCCCTCCTGCACGCTGGACTCCAGCCTGACCATGGTCTTCGGCAACCAGGTCAAGGTCATCGGCTGGTACGACAACGAGTGGGGCTACTCCAACCGCCTGGTGGACTGCGCCAAGCTGGTCGGTTCGGGCCTCTAG
- a CDS encoding phosphoglycerate kinase, whose translation MRTIDDLDVSGKRVFVRADLNVPLDGDRITDDGRIRAALPTIEKLRERGARVIVAAHLGRPKGAPEPRYSLRPVATRLGELLGTDVAFAADTAGESARATSAALTDGQVALLENVRFEPGETSKDDAERGKLADRFAQLADLYVGDAFGAVHRKHASVFDLPGKLPHAVGGLVLAEVEVLRKLTDEPERPYAVVLGGSKVSDKLGVIDNLLGTADRLLIGGGMVFTFLKAKGYEVGSSLLEADQLDTVRGYLERAEREGVEIVLPVDVIAAEKFAADAPHAPVDVEAIPADRMGLDIGPRSQELFAAKLADTRTVFWNGPMGVFEMEPYAGGTRALAQSLIDSGAFTVVGGGDSAAAVRALGFDEAAFGHISTGGGASLEYLEGKDLPGIDALA comes from the coding sequence ATGCGGACGATCGACGACCTCGACGTCTCCGGTAAGCGCGTGTTCGTCCGGGCCGACCTGAACGTGCCCCTGGACGGCGACCGCATCACCGACGACGGCCGGATCCGCGCCGCCCTGCCCACCATCGAGAAGCTGCGCGAGCGCGGCGCCCGCGTCATCGTCGCCGCCCACCTGGGCCGCCCCAAGGGGGCGCCGGAGCCGCGCTACTCCCTGCGCCCGGTCGCGACCCGCCTGGGCGAGCTGCTCGGCACCGACGTCGCCTTCGCCGCCGACACCGCCGGGGAGTCCGCCCGAGCCACCTCGGCCGCGCTCACCGACGGCCAGGTCGCGCTTTTGGAGAACGTGCGCTTCGAGCCGGGGGAGACGAGCAAGGACGACGCCGAGCGCGGCAAGCTCGCCGACCGCTTCGCCCAGCTCGCCGACCTCTACGTCGGTGACGCCTTCGGCGCGGTGCACCGCAAGCACGCCAGCGTCTTCGACCTGCCGGGCAAGCTGCCCCACGCCGTGGGCGGCCTCGTCCTGGCCGAGGTCGAGGTCCTGCGCAAGCTCACCGACGAGCCGGAGCGCCCCTACGCCGTCGTGCTGGGCGGGTCCAAGGTCTCCGACAAGCTCGGCGTCATCGACAACCTCCTGGGAACGGCCGACCGCCTGCTCATCGGCGGCGGCATGGTCTTCACCTTCCTCAAGGCCAAGGGCTACGAGGTCGGCTCCAGCCTGCTGGAGGCCGACCAGCTCGACACCGTGCGCGGCTACCTGGAGCGCGCCGAGCGCGAGGGCGTGGAGATCGTCCTGCCCGTGGACGTCATCGCCGCGGAGAAGTTCGCCGCCGACGCCCCCCACGCGCCGGTCGACGTCGAGGCCATCCCGGCCGACCGCATGGGGCTGGACATCGGTCCCCGCAGCCAGGAGCTGTTCGCGGCCAAGCTCGCCGACACCAGGACGGTGTTCTGGAACGGGCCCATGGGCGTGTTCGAGATGGAGCCCTACGCCGGCGGGACGCGGGCCCTGGCCCAGTCCCTGATCGACTCCGGGGCCTTCACCGTGGTGGGCGGCGGCGACTCCGCGGCGGCCGTGCGCGCGCTGGGCTTCGACGAGGCGGCGTTCGGTCACATCTCCACCGGTGGCGGTGCCAGTCTGGAGTACCTGGAGGGCAAGGACCTGCCCGGTATCGACGCCCTCGCCTGA
- the tpiA gene encoding triose-phosphate isomerase, which translates to MSKRLPLIAGNWKMNNNHLEAIALVQKLAFGLNDKDYDNAEVVVLPPFTDLRSVQTLVDGDKLRIGYGAQDISAHDKGAYTGEISGAMLAKLDCGYVLVGHSERREYHQEDDALVNAKVQAAFKNGIVPILCVGEGLEVRKQGRQVEHVLAQLDGALKEIPAEQAERIVVAYEPVWAIGTGEVATPEDAQEVCAAIRVRLSELYSPEVAGAVRVLYGGSVKGDNAPGIMAKDDVDGALVGGACLKADEFVKIIRFGDK; encoded by the coding sequence ATGTCCAAGCGCCTGCCGCTGATCGCGGGCAACTGGAAGATGAACAACAACCACCTGGAGGCCATCGCTCTCGTCCAGAAGCTGGCTTTCGGCCTGAACGACAAGGACTACGACAACGCCGAGGTCGTCGTCCTGCCGCCGTTCACGGACCTGCGCAGCGTGCAGACGCTGGTGGACGGGGACAAGCTCCGCATCGGCTACGGGGCCCAGGACATCTCCGCCCACGACAAGGGCGCCTACACCGGCGAGATCTCCGGTGCCATGCTGGCCAAGCTGGACTGCGGCTACGTGCTGGTGGGCCACTCCGAGCGCCGTGAGTACCACCAGGAGGACGACGCCCTGGTCAACGCGAAGGTCCAGGCGGCCTTCAAGAACGGCATCGTGCCGATTCTGTGCGTGGGCGAGGGCCTGGAGGTGCGCAAGCAGGGCCGGCAGGTCGAGCACGTCCTGGCGCAGCTCGACGGCGCGCTGAAGGAGATCCCGGCCGAGCAGGCCGAGCGGATCGTCGTCGCCTACGAGCCCGTGTGGGCCATCGGCACCGGCGAGGTGGCGACCCCCGAGGACGCCCAGGAGGTGTGCGCGGCCATCCGCGTGCGCCTGTCGGAGCTGTACTCGCCCGAGGTCGCCGGCGCGGTGCGCGTCCTCTACGGCGGCTCGGTCAAGGGCGACAACGCCCCCGGCATCATGGCCAAGGACGACGTGGACGGCGCACTGGTCGGCGGCGCCTGCCTGAAGGCGGACGAGTTCGTCAAGATCATCCGGTTCGGCGACAAGTAG
- the secG gene encoding preprotein translocase subunit SecG, producing MILGLSIFVMLLSALLIFLVLMHKGKGGGLSDMFGGGVMSSLGGSSVVERNLDRMTIAVGIVWILAIVALGLLINRGM from the coding sequence GTGATCCTCGGTCTGTCCATCTTCGTGATGCTTCTCAGTGCGCTGCTGATCTTCCTGGTGCTCATGCACAAGGGCAAGGGCGGCGGCCTGTCCGACATGTTCGGCGGAGGCGTCATGTCCTCCCTGGGCGGTTCGTCGGTCGTCGAGCGCAACCTCGACCGTATGACCATCGCGGTCGGGATCGTCTGGATCCTCGCCATCGTCGCCCTCGGCCTGCTGATCAACCGGGGCATGTAG
- a CDS encoding RNA polymerase-binding protein RbpA, giving the protein MGSGSAIRGSRVGAGPMGEAERGEAAPRVRVPFYCANLHEVVPSFASEAAVPDEWDCPRCGFPAGKDKANPPSPPRTEPYKTHLAYVKERRSEEEGKLILDEALAKLRADRAAVEAHMKAAQN; this is encoded by the coding sequence GTGGGTAGTGGCAGTGCCATCCGTGGCAGCCGAGTCGGAGCCGGCCCCATGGGCGAGGCGGAGCGGGGCGAGGCCGCCCCGCGCGTGCGGGTTCCGTTCTACTGTGCGAACTTGCACGAGGTCGTGCCCAGCTTCGCGAGCGAAGCCGCGGTCCCCGATGAGTGGGACTGCCCGCGTTGCGGATTCCCCGCGGGCAAGGACAAGGCGAACCCTCCCTCGCCGCCGCGTACCGAGCCCTACAAGACGCACCTGGCCTACGTGAAGGAGCGTCGCAGCGAGGAGGAGGGCAAGCTCATCCTGGATGAGGCCCTGGCCAAGCTGCGCGCCGACCGCGCGGCCGTGGAGGCCCACATGAAGGCCGCCCAGAACTAG
- a CDS encoding helix-turn-helix domain-containing protein: protein MIGPGRTREQGHRGDPRHPQEHHPGPRSVGETGLTPLAWLNRQRVARARELLETTDLPVAVVAQRSGLGTGDGLRLHFRRHLGTTPSAYRRAFRGPGPA from the coding sequence GTGATCGGGCCCGGCCGGACGCGCGAACAGGGTCACCGCGGCGACCCCCGCCACCCCCAGGAACACCACCCCGGTCCCCGCTCGGTCGGCGAGACCGGACTGACCCCGCTGGCCTGGCTCAACCGGCAGCGGGTGGCGCGGGCGCGGGAGCTGCTGGAGACCACCGACCTGCCGGTGGCCGTGGTCGCCCAGCGCAGCGGTCTGGGGACCGGCGACGGGCTGCGCCTGCACTTCCGCCGGCACCTGGGCACCACTCCGTCGGCCTACCGGCGCGCCTTCCGCGGCCCGGGGCCCGCCTGA
- a CDS encoding IclR family transcriptional regulator — protein sequence MSFVPAATRALRVLRFLASRPGPVSAAAIAVEVDVPRSSVYQLLEAMAQEGFVTHLPEERRWGLGVAAFEIGSAYLRHDGVERLARPLLHQLMEATGATAHLGVLHGADTLYLLKEQPPHAPTLITGVGVRLPAHLTASGRAMLARLPRAQVRALYPDTAAFTDRTGRGPADPGALRRVLEQEARQGWSIEEGQVTDGFVSVAAAALDHNGRPAAAISLTVPSARPVTPQALAGRVGDAATELTRRLGGRRSVQAER from the coding sequence ATGAGCTTCGTGCCGGCGGCCACACGCGCCCTGCGCGTCCTGCGCTTCCTGGCCTCCCGCCCCGGTCCGGTGTCGGCCGCGGCGATCGCCGTGGAAGTGGACGTGCCCCGCTCCAGCGTCTACCAGCTGTTGGAGGCGATGGCCCAGGAGGGTTTCGTCACCCACCTGCCCGAGGAGCGGCGCTGGGGCCTGGGGGTGGCGGCCTTCGAGATCGGCTCGGCCTACCTGCGCCATGACGGCGTCGAACGGCTGGCCCGACCCCTGCTGCACCAGTTGATGGAGGCCACCGGCGCGACCGCGCACCTGGGCGTGCTGCACGGCGCCGACACCCTGTACCTGCTCAAGGAGCAGCCGCCGCACGCTCCCACGCTCATCACCGGCGTCGGCGTCCGCCTGCCCGCGCACCTGACCGCGTCGGGGCGCGCCATGCTCGCCCGGCTCCCCCGGGCGCAGGTCCGCGCCCTGTACCCCGACACGGCGGCGTTCACCGACCGCACCGGGCGCGGCCCCGCCGACCCCGGCGCGCTGCGCCGGGTGCTGGAGCAGGAGGCCCGCCAGGGCTGGTCGATCGAGGAGGGCCAGGTCACCGACGGCTTCGTGTCGGTGGCGGCCGCCGCACTGGACCACAACGGCCGGCCCGCCGCGGCGATCAGCCTCACCGTGCCCAGCGCGCGGCCGGTCACCCCGCAGGCGCTGGCCGGGCGGGTCGGCGACGCCGCGACCGAGCTCACCCGCCGGCTCGGCGGGCGGCGCTCAGTCCAGGCTGAGCGGTGA